A region of Solanum dulcamara chromosome 7, daSolDulc1.2, whole genome shotgun sequence DNA encodes the following proteins:
- the LOC129894926 gene encoding uncharacterized mitochondrial protein AtMg00810-like has protein sequence MATIGFSHSKSDHSLFVYKNGSAIAYILLYVDDIILTASSDHLRKHIMALLSSKFAMKDFGHLSFFLDTLYDDLTKYRSLVGALQYLTFTRPDISYAVQQFCLHMHAPINEHMCVLKRIIRYL, from the exons ATGGCTACCATTGGGTTCTCTCATAGTAAATCAGATCACTCTTTATTCGTTTACAAGAATGGTTCTGCTATTGCTTATATTCTGTTATATGTGGATGACATTATTCTTACAGCTTCTTCTGACCATCTTCGTAAACATATTATGGCTCTCTTGTCTTCTAAATTTGCTATGAAAGATTTTGGTCACCTGAGTTTCTTCTTGG ATACTCTGTATGATGATCTGACTAAGTATCGTAGTCTTGTAGGTGCTCTTCAGTATCTCACATTCACTCGGCCAGACATTTCATATGCCGTGCAGCAGTTCTGTCTTCATATGCACGCTCCGATTAATGAGCACATGTGTGTCCTCAAGCGTATTATACGCTATCTTTAG